In Eretmochelys imbricata isolate rEreImb1 chromosome 4, rEreImb1.hap1, whole genome shotgun sequence, a single window of DNA contains:
- the CLRN2 gene encoding clarin-2 — MPNCFKKTLFALASALSFVSFLLIVIAMGIQKWMAGKILCKTGADLVNATDPELVKFIGDIHYGLFRGEKIRQCGLGGRLSKFTIFPHLVKKLNAGLHVMILIFLCAAISFALVSFGFCILNAIKVPYRAIKGPAGICLWNLLAGGFTALAVTSFIAAVKLHRLTERIANFQENVFQFVILEERYESSIWLCVASATSHVVNLLLIAISGVHFPEFKTKTEEATVTAEDIMY, encoded by the exons ATGCCCAACTGCTTTAAAAAGACCTTGTTTGCCTTGGCTTCTGCATTGAGTTTTGTGTCTTTTCTCTTGATTGTCATTGCTATGGGGATCCAAAAGTGGATGGCTGGCAAAATCCTTTGTAAAACAGGAGCTGATTTGGTCAACGCCACAGATCCAGAGCTAGTCAAGTTCATTGGAGATATTCACTATGGACTCTTTCGGGGGGAAAAAATACGACAATGTGGTTTGGGTGGGCGGCTTTCCAAATTCACAA TCTTCCCGCATCTGGTGAAAAAGCTGAATGCAGGCCTTCATGTGATGATTTTAATCTTCCTTTGTGCGGCCATTTCCTTTGCTCTGGTCAGTTTTGGATTCTGCATTCTCAATGCAATAAAAGTTCCATACCGAGCTATTAAAGGTCCAGCCGGTATATGCCTATGGAATTTACTTGCag GAGGCTTTACAGCACTGGCAGTCACTAGCTTTATAGCTGCTGTTAAACTTCATCGCCTCACAGAAAGAATTGCCAATTTCCAGGAAAATGTCTTTCAGTTTGTAATTTTGGAAGAACGGTATGAAAGCTCCATTTGGCTTTGTGTGGCTAGTGCTACATCTCATGTAGTAAATTTGTTGCTAATAGCCATAAGTGGGGTTCATTTCCCTGAATTCAAGACTAAAACAGAAGAGGCGACTGTTACAGCAGAAGATATCATGTACTGA